GAGACAGCCGAGATCATTCCCGGAAAGGACAACGACGATCGTGGCCAGGAATCCATTACACACCAAATTGTGCGATTCGCTTGGAATCGAGTACCCGATTGTGGCGTTCACCCACTGCAAGGATGTTGCAGCCGCGGTCATCAACGCCGGCGGATTCGCTGTGCTCGGCGAGACGCATCACTCGCCGGAGGAGATCGAACAGGACCTCAGGTGGCTCAAGGAAAAGATCGGCGACAAGAAGTACGGGATCGACTTGGTCTTCCCTGCCTCCGTACCGCCGGCGGGCTCGATCGAGGAGCTGCTCACCCAGATCCCGAAGGCGCAGCGCGATTTCACCGACGACATCATACAGCGGCACAATATTCCGCCGCCCAAGAACCGGCCGGAGCTGTACGACCTCCGCTGGATGACACAGGACATGCCGCGCAAGCAACTCGAGGTGGCGCTCGACCTGAAGGTGCCGGTGCTGGCATCTGGCCTCGGCAACCCCGCATTTGTGGTCGAAGCGGCGCACGAGCGTGGCATGCAGGTGTGGGGGCTCGTCGGCAAGGTCCGGCAAGCCAAGAAAGAGCTCGAGGCGGGCGTCGACGTCATCGTCGCGCAGGGTTTCGATGCGGGCGGCCACACCGGCCCGATTGGGACGTTCTCGATCGTGCCGCAAGTGGCGGCGATCGCGGGAGACAGGCCGGTCGTCGCCGCGGGCGGCGTCACCACCGGCCGCCACCTGGCGGGTGCCATCGCGCTGGGCGCGTCGGGCGTGTGGTGCGGGACCCTCTGGCTCCCGTCGCGCGAGTCCGACAGGGAGATGGTGATCAAGGAGTTGATCCTCAAGACCACGGCCGATAAGACCGCATACTCGGCCTGCATCTCGGGCTTCACGATGCGTACCGTGAAGTGCAAGTGGCACGAGGAATGGGAGCGACCCGATGCACCGCCGCCGGCACCCGCACCCTACCAGTTGCTGCTGTTCGCCCAGGTCAAGCAAGCCGTGATGGATCACAACATCGAG
This window of the Candidatus Binatia bacterium genome carries:
- a CDS encoding nitronate monooxygenase, whose product is MARNPLHTKLCDSLGIEYPIVAFTHCKDVAAAVINAGGFAVLGETHHSPEEIEQDLRWLKEKIGDKKYGIDLVFPASVPPAGSIEELLTQIPKAQRDFTDDIIQRHNIPPPKNRPELYDLRWMTQDMPRKQLEVALDLKVPVLASGLGNPAFVVEAAHERGMQVWGLVGKVRQAKKELEAGVDVIVAQGFDAGGHTGPIGTFSIVPQVAAIAGDRPVVAAGGVTTGRHLAGAIALGASGVWCGTLWLPSRESDREMVIKELILKTTADKTAYSACISGFTMRTVKCKWHEEWERPDAPPPAPAPYQLLLFAQVKQAVMDHNIESFMTEAAGQGVDFVTSMKPCRQIVFDMVEEALGVFEDILGAPLGDE